DNA sequence from the Acidobacteriota bacterium genome:
GACGCGAATCTCGCGGACGACCCCGAGATGATCGCGAAGGCCTACGAGCAGGGCGTGGCCATGGGCGGCGACCTGCTCGCGGACGGCGAGCGCGCGCCGAAACTGCTGCTCTGGGCGTCGGGCGACCCGGAGAGCGCGGGTCTGCAGCGACTCCAGGTCATCAAGGGCTGGGTCGACGGCGACGAGGCGCACGAGGCCGTCATCGACGTCGCCTGCTCCGACGGCGGCACGCCCGCGGGCGACCCGCCGCGCTGCCCCGACAACGGCGCGACGGTCGACCTGTCGGACTGCAGTATCTCCGAGGACCTGGGCGCGGCTGAACTCCGCGCCGTGTTCGAGGACCCCGGGTTCGACCCGGGCCAGAGGGCGGTCTACTACCTGCGGGTGCTCGAGAACCCGACCTGCCGCTGGTCGACCTGGGACGCGATCCGCGCCGGCGTCGACCCGCGACCCGGCGTGCCGACGACGATCCAGGAACGCGCCTGGTCGTCGCCGATCTGGTACCGGCCGTGAGAGCGGCCTTTCTCGCCGCCGTTGCCGTGGCACTCCCGGCCTGCCAGACCACCGAGACTCCCGCCTCGAACCTCGTCGCCGACATGCCCACCCGCGCCCAGTCCCAGGACGGCCAGTGGATCTCCTGGCGCGAGCACATCATCGATGACGTCGCCACCTCTGGGGTGGCGATCCGCGGCGGCGACGGACTCGAAATGGCCGACCTCGACGGCGATGGCTACCTCGATGTCGTCTCGGTCCACGAATCGGACACCGAGTACGGCAACGTCGGCCAGGGCCACGTCCGGCTCGCCTTCGGCGGCCCCGATCCCACGGTGTGGCACCTGGCCACTCTCGCCGAAGGGAACGAGGCCGCTGCCGCCGAGGACGTCGCCATCTCCGACTTCGACGGCGACGGCGATCTCGACGTCGTGGCCGCCTGCGAACTGGCCCATCTCATCTACTTCGAGAACCCCGGCACCGGCACCGAAGAGGCGGCCGCCGCGTTGCGCAGCGGCGCGTGGCCGCGCGTGATTCCGTCCGTCACGAAGGACCGCGGCTCCTACATCCGGGTGTTCGCCGGCGACCTCGACGGCGACGGCCGGCCCGAGGTCGTCGCCCCGAACAAGGGCGCGCAGAACCCGGATCGCCAGACCACCGAGAAGCACGCGATCTCCTGGTTCGACACGACGGCCGATCCGCTCTCCGGCGACTGGGCCGAACACGAGATCGTCCGTGTGATCTGGCCGATCAACTCCCAGACCGTCGACCTCGACGGCGACGGCGACACCGACGTCGTCGGCGGCTCAACAGGCGAGGGACGCATCTTCTGGTTCGAGAACCGGAGCGCGGACGACGGAGACGTGGCGCTCGTGGAGCACCTGATCAGCATCGAAGGCACGACGACCACCGCCGACACCGTCCGGCCGCCGAACGCCCCGCCGACCGGCGCGCTGCTCAACGGCTTCAACATGGCTTTCGTCGACCTCTCGGGCGACGGCCGGCTGGACCTCGCAACGGTCGAGTTCGGCGGCGTCCTGGTGTGGCTGGAACAGCCGGCCGATCCGGCGGGCACGTGGCAGTTGCGGCCGATCGGCCGCCTGACCCCGGACAACCTGGTCGGCTTCGCCTTCGCCGACATCGACGGCGACGGGGATCTCGACGCCATGTCGGGCGCCTACAGCCGCAGCGGACGGGCCGCCGACCAGGAAGTCCAGCCCCATACGCCGCTCGGCCGCCTCGCCTGGTTCGAGAACCCCGGGGACATCGACGGCGAGTGGACCCGGCACGACATCTCGCGCCGCAAGCGCGGCATGTTCGACAGCTTCGTCGCCCGCGACATGGACGGCGACGGCAACGTCGACTTCGTCGGCACCCGCGGCAACAGCGCCGAGTTCGACGGCGTCTTCTGGCTCGAACAGGTACGCACCGACGAACCGGTCACCGCCTTCGACCAGGCCCGCGAGGTCGAAAGCGAGCAGATGCCGCTGCCGTGACGACTGCTGACCGACGGCGCGCGCTCGAGTCCGTCATTCGGTCGATGGCACGGGACCTTGCGATCGACCTCGTCGGATTCGCCTCGACTGCCGACCTGGAACAGCGCCTCGGCGAGCGCCACCGCCCCTCCACCCTCAGCGCCGAGTCCCGCACACTCATCGTGCTCGGCAAGCGCACGCTGCGCGGGGTGCTGTGGGCAAGACACCTGCCCAGCAAGCAGCTGGCCGGCGGGCGGACCCTGCGGGCCCTCGAGTTCGCCGCCGAACGGATTGCGTTCGACCTCGAACGCCGTGGCGCGCTCGCACTGCCCGTGTCCCCGGCATCGCTCGACTTCGAGAAGAGGACGCCGGGTGACCTGCTTCCAGCCGGCCAGGGCTCGCCGCTGCTACGCGAGGGTGCCGCACTCGCCGGCCTCGGCACGCTCGGCCTGAACCGGATGGTGCTGACGCCGGAGTACGGGCCGCGCGTCTTCCTCGCCGGCGTTCTGACCTCGGCGGAGATCGAGCCGGGCACCGAGCTTCCGGAAGAGCTCTGCCTCGGCCTCGAGGAGTGCGGCCGCTGCGCCGCGATCTGCCCGGCCGACGCGATCCCGCGGCGAGCGCACCGGGGCGCCCGGCTCCCGGCGATCCGCGGTCTCGACGAGCGGGCCTGCGCCCGGAGCTGCCAGCCCTTCGGTTTCGAGGCCTTCAGCGACCACCTCGCCTCGATCTTCGAGGCACGCACCGGCGACGACATGTGGCAACGGATGCGCGGCCGCAAGTCCGGCGAGATCTGGTCCGAGATGGCGATGATGAAGGAGGCGGCGCTCACCGGCTGCAGCGAGTGCGTCCAGGTGTGTCCCGTGGGACGCGACTACGAGCGGCTCCGCTCGTCCGTCCATCGCCGCCACGACCTGCCCGACCGGCTGCCGCGCAGCGAGGCGGACGGTTTCGTCGAGATCGAGAACCTCGGGCCGCAGATCCGCCGCCGCACCACCTGGGAGCAGGAGCGCCGGTGAGCCTGAAGCAGGATCTCGCCCGGTACGCCTTCGAGCGGGGGGCCGACTCGGTCGGCGTCGCCGACGTCGCGGCCTACACCGCCGTCACCGAGAGCGGCCAGGTGCCCAACTACCTGTGCGAGGGAATGAAGAGCATCGTCGTCGTCACCAAGCACCTGCTGACCGGCGCGATGGCGCTCCAGGACGTGGCGACCCAGTCGACGAACTCGCACCTGGCGCTCGATTCGGCCGAAGAGACGACCTGGGAGATCGCCGAGTGGCTCGAGGCCCGCGGCCACTGCGCGCTGCCGGTCTCCGGCGAGTACGCCGACCTGGACCTCAAGTGGACCGGGGCGGGATTGCTAGACCTCAAGTGGACGGCCGAGTTCGCCGGCCTCGGCCACGTCGGCCTCAACCTGAACTTCCTGACCCCCGAGTACGGCTCGCGCGTCTACCTCGGGGCGCTGATCACCGACGCCGAACTCGAGCCGGACGAACCGCTCGACCGCGACCTCTGCCCGGGGCTTCGCTGCGGCCGCTGCGCCGTGATCTGCCCGCCGAAGGCGATTCCCCTCAAGGCGTCGAAGGAAGAGAGCGTCAATGACATCCGCGACCTCGACCAGCGGGGCTGCTCGCAGGCGGCGATGCGGATCAGTATCCGCTCGCTCTACGTCGTGCTGCGCAAGCTGCTGAACGCCGAGGTCGACCTCGACGTCTCGCAGGTACTCGACAACCGCTACTGGCGCGACTTCTTCCTGGCCACGAACAGCAAGCGCGGCGCGTTCGCCGCCTGCTTCGAGTGCATGTACATCTGCCCGGTCGGGTCGCAGGACATCCGCAAGATCATGCGCATCCCCTACCGCCGACAGGACCTGCCGCCTGGCAGCGTCGTGCACATCCGCGGCGAGCAGGAACACGAACTCGTCTTCCGCGGCCCGCCGGGCGAGCGCGACCCGGAGTACATCCGCGACCGCGACTTCGACCATCTCGTCCACATCGGCGGATGAGCGCGCCGGCGAGCGGCAACGGCGCTGGCCCGGCGATCGACGCCGAGGCGATCAGAGGGCAGGCCAAGACCCTGGGGATCGACCTGGTCGGCTTCTGCTCCTGGCAGGACCTCGAGGCGGAAGCCCCGGACTACGACAAGCCGTCGCAGCTCTCGACCTACCTGACGCGCCTGATCGTTCTCGCCAAACGCTATCCCACCGGCGTCGCCCGCTCGCCCGACGCCGCGTTCCGCCAGTACGCCAACGGTCGCGTGGCGCGCCATCTCGAGGAGGCCGCGGGCGGACTCGCATACTGGCTGGAGCAGCGCGACGCGATCGCCTGTATCCTCTCGGCGGCGATCCCCGACCTGCGGCGCCAGCCGATGGCCTATGCCGGGCCGGGCGGGCAGGGCTCGCTGCTCCTGAGACAGGCAGCGGCCGCGTCAGGACTGGGCACGCTCGGCCTCAATGAGATGATCCTGACGCCCGAGTACGGCCCGCGGGTCTTTCTCGCCGGCGTCCTGACCGACGCGGAGGTCGAGTGTGGACGGCCGCTAGCCGAGGAACTCTGCCCCGGCCTCGAGGACTGCGGCCGTTGCGCCGAAGTCTGCCCCGTCGCGGCGATCCCGAACGCCGCGCCACCGGGCGCCCGACTGGCCGAGGTCCGCGGCCTCGACGCCGAGGCGTGCGCCCGGGCCTGCCAACCGTTCGGACCCGATCGCATGGTCGACCACCTCGCCGACCTGTTCGCCTCGAAGTCCGCCGCCGAGGCGGTCGAGATTGCCCGTAGCTCGGCCACGCAGCAGATCTTCTACAACCTGACCGTGCAACGGCAGGGCGCCTACACCGGCTGCCAGAGCTGCCAGTTGGTGTGCCCGGTCGGCGAGGACTACGCAACCATCGACTGCTAGACCACTGGTTGCCGGCCCACCCAGTGTGGAGCCTCGTCTAGCGCGTGTCCGGCCGGTCGTCCGGGACGAAGCCGCCCCGGTTCGGCATCTCGACCTTGGGCAGGCTTTCCCGGTCGAGCACCGCGTCCTCAGTGACGAGTCCCATCAGGTTCAGCAGATGGGCGACGACAGCGTAGATCTCGTCGTTGGTGAGTGAACCCGGCGCCTCGTATGGCATGGAGCGCCGGACATAGTCCCAGAGCGTGGTCGCATAGGGCCAGTAGCTCTCGACCGTCTTCCGCGGACGCTCCGAAGTCAGGCTGTCGCGCCCACCGACAAGCGCCGCGGCGTCCTCTCCCTGGGCGTTTCGACCGTGGCAGGCGGCACAGAACTGCTGGTAAACGGCCCTGCCTTCCCCGGCGGTTCCGCGGCCTCCGGGCAGGCCCTTGCCGTCGGGGAACACGGTGTAGCCGGCGGCGCTCAGTTCCTCGGCGGTGACTTCGTGGCCGAGGCCGGTGCGCTCCGACTCGGCAGCGAGCGCAGCGCCCGCGACGACGCTGAGGGCGGCAGCCAGCAAGCCGCTACGCCTCGACATTCGTGACCTCCCCCGACTCATGGACTTCCCACGCCTTGATCCGGTTGTTGTGGTAGATCGTCGACCGCCCCCGCGCCTCGAGAAGGGCCGCCAGGGTCGGCTGAACGTATCCCGTGTCATCGGTCGCCCGCGACATCAGGACGTGGCGGCCGCCGTCCCATCGCCACGGAGACCGGAACCGCGTGAAGGACTTCGTGTAGCTGGGTCCCTCGATCTCGGCGTTGGCCCACGAAGCACCCGCGTCCGTGGAGACCTCGACGCGGCGAATCGCGCCCCGCCCCGACCAGGCCAGACCACGGATCTCGCAGAAGCCGGGCCGATCCAGCTTCTGCTCGCCCGAGGGCCGGGTGATCACCGACTTCGCGTCCATGACCAGCGTGAACTGGCGCGCCTTGCCGTCCGGCAGCAGATCCGTGTACTTCGAGGTTTCGTCCCGGGCCATCGACGGCATGTGCGCGACTTCCAGCCGGCGCAACCACTTGACGCTGATGCTCCCCTCGCAACCGGGTACCAGCAGCCGCAGCGGATAGCCCTGCTCGGGCCGGACGGCCTCGCCGTTCTGGCCGTAGGCGATCATCACGTCGTCGAGCGCCCGTTCGAGCGGCACGCTGCGGCTCATCAGCCCGGCGTCGGCGCCTTCCGCGACGACCCAGCTCGCCTCCAGCTTCACGCCGACTTCGTCCAGCAGGTCGGCGAGGAGCACTCCCGTCCACTCGCTGCAGCTTGCGAGCCCGTGGCTGAGCTGCACGTTCGCCGCACCGGCTGGCGACCACTCCCGGGCGCTGTTGCCCGAGCACTCGATGAAGTGGAATCGGGAGACGGACGGCATACGGACCAGGTCGTCCATCGAGAAAACGAGCGGTCTGTCGACCATCCCGTGGATCGTCAGCCGGTGGGTCTCCGGGTCGATGGCCGGCACGCCCGTGTGATGGCGCTCGAAGTGGAGCCCGGACGGGGTGACAATGCCCTCCAGATCCGCGAGCGGCGTGTTCGAGGACGACGCCGTCGCGTCGGGAGCGCGGCTCCATCGCCTGGAGTTCTCGAACGACGACGGCCGCCCGTACTCGCTCGGGGTCTCGCCGAGATCCCGGATAGGGCCGGTCGTTTGCGCCCCGGCTGCGGGATGGAGCGAGCTCGCGGCGGCGGCGCCGGCGAGTCCGAGGAAGGCGCGGCGGCTTGGTCTTCGCTTGCTCATGCCACTCTCCTCCTGAGGTTGAGTTCGGTCAGAGGCGGCTCACCGCCTCCTCGGCCAGATCAAGGGTCCGCACGATGCGCTCCCGCATCTCGTCCATGTCGACGCCCTTCGTGCTCTTCTTGCCTTCCATGTAGCGGGCGTACACGCCGTGCACGATCGCCGCCGACTTCCAGCGGTTGAAACCGACGTAGTAGTCGAGATGGGACAGGTCACGGCCGGTGCGCTCCGCATAGCGTTCGAGCAACTCCTCGCGGGCCGGGAAGCCCGGCGCCGAGGTGGCACCCCCGGAGCCGGTCGGCATCGTGTCCGCCGCCGGTCGCCACTGGTTCATCGCATAGGCCAGATCGGCCAGGGGATCGCCGAGGGTCGAGATCTCCCAGTCGACCACCGCGGCGATGGTCGAGTCCCGCCCCACGAGGCAGTTGTGCAGTCCGTAGTCGCCGTGGACGACGCGCGCCGGACCCTGGTCCGGCAGGTGATCCAGGAAGTAGCGCTGCAGTTCGTGCGCCCGCGGGTCGTCGAGCTGCGCCGGTTCGACGGACGCGGTCCAGGACCGGTACCAGGTCCGGAGCTGCCGTCCGACGTAGCTGTCCCGTTTGCCGAGCGTGCCCAGCCCCACCTCGTCCGGGTCGACGGCGTGGAGGTTGGCAAGCACGTCGATGAACGAGTGAGCCAGCTTCACACGCCGGCCTTCGGGGACCCACTCCTCCGTATGGGCGGAGCTGTAGAGCGGGCGACCGTCGACCAGACCCATGACATAGAACCATGCGCCGGTGATGTCCGGGCTCTCGCAGAAAGCGATCGCCTGAGGAACCGGCACCGCCGTCGGCCCAAGCGCCGAGATCAGCGCCCACTCCCGACTCATGTCGTGGGCCTTCGGCAGCAGCTTGCCCTGGGGCGGACGCCGGATGACCGCCGTGCGGCCTTCCCTGTCGTCGAGCCGGTAGGTCAGGTTCGAGTGGCCGCCCTCGAGCCGCGTCCACGTGAGCGGTGGCGTCAGGCAATCGACGTGCTCAGCGATCCAGGCTTCTACGGCGGGCTGATCGTAGCCCTCGGGGCCCTTGCTCTCGTCGTGCGTCGACATCGGTTGTCCCAGCGGTACCGGCGAACTGTAGCAATCAGCGCCGCCCGGCGTCCCGACTACGGCAGGCCGAAGGCGACGACCTCCTCCGTCGCCACGATCGCCACGTACTGGCGGCCGTCAGCACCCAGGTAGGTCATCGGATTCGCGTTGCCCTGGCCCGGCAACTCGGCGGACCACAGTTCTGCGCCGGTCGCCACATCGAGCGCCCGGAAGCGGTGGTCGTCGGTGGCGGCGATGAAGGCGAGGCCGCCGGCGGTGACGATCGCCGAAGCGCGGCCCGGGCGGCCGGTCTCCTGCTTCCCGGGCGGCAGTCCCTCGGTGACGCCGACCGGCCGCTGCCACGCGATCTCGCCGGTGTCCGCATCCACCGCGGTCAGGCGACCCCAGGGCGGCTTCTGGCACGGCCAGGACTGCCCGTCGATGCGGACCGCGAAGGAGAACGGCCGGGCCACCCGCAGAACGTAGGTACCGGCTTCCACCTCCGGATCCTCCTCCAGCCAGCCCATCGTGCCGACATCCTGGCTGAAGGCGAGCAGTCGCCGGGTCGCCGGATCGAACGCCACACCGCCCCAGTTCGGGCCGCCGGCCAGGCCCGGAAACAGAAGGGTCGCTCCACTCTCGCCCTCGCCCCTGTGCATCCAGGGCGTGTACGGACCCTGGTTGTCAAGCGGTCCCACGCTCTCGACCAGCTCCGCGCACGCCGCCGCATGCTCCGGGGTCGTGTCCTCGGCGGTCACCAGGTCGCTTGGCTCGAAGCCGACCCGCCCCAGCGCCGGCGTCGTCGGAATCGGCTGGGTCGCATGGGTCTGCTCACCGGGCACTTCACTCGGCGGCATCGGCCGCTCCTCGACGCCGAAGACGGGTTCGCCGGTCTCCCGGTTCAGGATGAAGAGATAGCCCGACTTCGTCGTCACGGCGAGCGCGTCGATCGTCTCGCCGCCGCGTTCGACCTCGAACAGAACCGGCGGCGCCGGCGGATCGTGGTCCCAGATGTCGTGGTGGATCGTCTGGAAGTGCCACCGGTACTCGCCCGTCCGGAGTTCGACGGCGACGACGGAGTTGGCGAAGAGGTTCGAGCCGTGCCGGTCACCGCCGTAGGCGAAGGGGATCGGCGACGCGAGCGGCAGGAAGACGAGTTCCCGTTCCTCGTCGACCGTGAAGTAGAACGGCCAGGCGTTCGCTCCCAGGCGGCCGCGCCAACTGTCGCCCGCCCAGGTGTCGTGGCCGACGTGGCCCGGCTGCGGCACCGAGCTGAACTCCCACAGCTTCTCGCCCGTGACCACGCTGAAGGCCCGAGCGTTGCCGATGCCGCCCGGCGCGCCGGGCGGCGTGTTCGCGCCGACGACGATGATGTCCTCCCAGACCAGAGGCACGGAGTTGTAGGGAACGCCGATGTCGACGATGCCGCCGTTGCCGAACTCCATGACCAGGGCGCCGGTGGCGGCGTCCAGCGCGATCAGTCGAGCGCCAGCGGTGAACAGGATGCGCGGACTCCGACCCTCCGTGCCGCCCCCCGCCCAGTAGGCGACGCCGCGGCGCGAGGGCGGAGCCCCCGGGAGAGCAGAACTCCAGCGCGGGTTTCCGATGGCGGAATCGAGCGCCATCACCGAGTCGCCCGTGGGCAGGTACATCAAGCCGTCGACCACGATCGGCGTCGCCTGCGAACGAGCCGGCCGAGTCTCAACAGCGCCTCCGTCGACGGATCCCGTAAGCGATGCCAGCGAGTAGCTCCAGGCCGGCTCGAGGCGCCCCACGTTGGCGGTCGTGATCTCGGCCAGCGGCGAGTAGCCGGTACCGGCCGGGTCACCGCGGTACATCGGCCAGTCGCCGACTCCCGCCCCGTTCGGCGTCGCTGCGCAGGCAAGTAGAACCGCTCCGGCTACCGCCACCGTCGCGATCCCTGCCTGCTGCTTCATCGCTTCATGCTCCGCGCTGAGCCACCGCCCAGAAAACGGCTACACTGTAGCCGAGACCCGCTGCGAGCAGTCGAACCGCTGACCCGCCGCGGGTCTCATGGCTTGGAGGGGAAGAGGAAGGGGTATGCAAGCGCGCCGTCCGCTCACCATTCCGTTGGCGCTGCTGGTCGTCGGCTCGATCGGAACCCCACCGGCAAACAGCCAGGACGACGACAAGGTCGACTACCTCTCCCAGGTGAAGCCGATCCTCGAGATCTTCTGCTACGAGTGCCACGGCGAGGACCGTTCGCGCCGGGAGGCCGACCTGCGGCTCGACATCAAGGAAGACGCCTTTGCCGACCTCGGCGGCTACCCCAACATCGCGCCGGGCGACCCCGACGACAGCGAGCTATACATCCGCGTCAGTTCCGAGTTCGCCGAAATGCGGATGCCGCCGTATGAGGCCGGCACGCAGTTGACCGAAGAGCAGATCGAGACGATCCGGCTGTGGATCGAGCAGGGGGCGGAGTGGCCTGAAGACGAAGCGGAAACGGGCGGAGAACAACCAGACGGAGACTCACGATGAAGCGAAACACCGAAACCCGGATGACGCGGATCGCCCTGTTCCTCCTCGCCGCCTTCATCGCCGGCCAGGCCGTCGCGCAGACCGGATACGGCCGTGGCCGCAGCGGCATCCCCC
Encoded proteins:
- the soxC gene encoding sulfite dehydrogenase yields the protein MSKRRPSRRAFLGLAGAAAASSLHPAAGAQTTGPIRDLGETPSEYGRPSSFENSRRWSRAPDATASSSNTPLADLEGIVTPSGLHFERHHTGVPAIDPETHRLTIHGMVDRPLVFSMDDLVRMPSVSRFHFIECSGNSAREWSPAGAANVQLSHGLASCSEWTGVLLADLLDEVGVKLEASWVVAEGADAGLMSRSVPLERALDDVMIAYGQNGEAVRPEQGYPLRLLVPGCEGSISVKWLRRLEVAHMPSMARDETSKYTDLLPDGKARQFTLVMDAKSVITRPSGEQKLDRPGFCEIRGLAWSGRGAIRRVEVSTDAGASWANAEIEGPSYTKSFTRFRSPWRWDGGRHVLMSRATDDTGYVQPTLAALLEARGRSTIYHNNRIKAWEVHESGEVTNVEA
- a CDS encoding PQQ-binding-like beta-propeller repeat protein, which produces MKQQAGIATVAVAGAVLLACAATPNGAGVGDWPMYRGDPAGTGYSPLAEITTANVGRLEPAWSYSLASLTGSVDGGAVETRPARSQATPIVVDGLMYLPTGDSVMALDSAIGNPRWSSALPGAPPSRRGVAYWAGGGTEGRSPRILFTAGARLIALDAATGALVMEFGNGGIVDIGVPYNSVPLVWEDIIVVGANTPPGAPGGIGNARAFSVVTGEKLWEFSSVPQPGHVGHDTWAGDSWRGRLGANAWPFYFTVDEERELVFLPLASPIPFAYGGDRHGSNLFANSVVAVELRTGEYRWHFQTIHHDIWDHDPPAPPVLFEVERGGETIDALAVTTKSGYLFILNRETGEPVFGVEERPMPPSEVPGEQTHATQPIPTTPALGRVGFEPSDLVTAEDTTPEHAAACAELVESVGPLDNQGPYTPWMHRGEGESGATLLFPGLAGGPNWGGVAFDPATRRLLAFSQDVGTMGWLEEDPEVEAGTYVLRVARPFSFAVRIDGQSWPCQKPPWGRLTAVDADTGEIAWQRPVGVTEGLPPGKQETGRPGRASAIVTAGGLAFIAATDDHRFRALDVATGAELWSAELPGQGNANPMTYLGADGRQYVAIVATEEVVAFGLP
- a CDS encoding cytochrome c produces the protein MSRRSGLLAAALSVVAGAALAAESERTGLGHEVTAEELSAAGYTVFPDGKGLPGGRGTAGEGRAVYQQFCAACHGRNAQGEDAAALVGGRDSLTSERPRKTVESYWPYATTLWDYVRRSMPYEAPGSLTNDEIYAVVAHLLNLMGLVTEDAVLDRESLPKVEMPNRGGFVPDDRPDTR
- a CDS encoding VCBS repeat-containing protein, with amino-acid sequence MRAAFLAAVAVALPACQTTETPASNLVADMPTRAQSQDGQWISWREHIIDDVATSGVAIRGGDGLEMADLDGDGYLDVVSVHESDTEYGNVGQGHVRLAFGGPDPTVWHLATLAEGNEAAAAEDVAISDFDGDGDLDVVAACELAHLIYFENPGTGTEEAAAALRSGAWPRVIPSVTKDRGSYIRVFAGDLDGDGRPEVVAPNKGAQNPDRQTTEKHAISWFDTTADPLSGDWAEHEIVRVIWPINSQTVDLDGDGDTDVVGGSTGEGRIFWFENRSADDGDVALVEHLISIEGTTTTADTVRPPNAPPTGALLNGFNMAFVDLSGDGRLDLATVEFGGVLVWLEQPADPAGTWQLRPIGRLTPDNLVGFAFADIDGDGDLDAMSGAYSRSGRAADQEVQPHTPLGRLAWFENPGDIDGEWTRHDISRRKRGMFDSFVARDMDGDGNVDFVGTRGNSAEFDGVFWLEQVRTDEPVTAFDQAREVESEQMPLP
- a CDS encoding phosphotransferase family protein — its product is MSTHDESKGPEGYDQPAVEAWIAEHVDCLTPPLTWTRLEGGHSNLTYRLDDREGRTAVIRRPPQGKLLPKAHDMSREWALISALGPTAVPVPQAIAFCESPDITGAWFYVMGLVDGRPLYSSAHTEEWVPEGRRVKLAHSFIDVLANLHAVDPDEVGLGTLGKRDSYVGRQLRTWYRSWTASVEPAQLDDPRAHELQRYFLDHLPDQGPARVVHGDYGLHNCLVGRDSTIAAVVDWEISTLGDPLADLAYAMNQWRPAADTMPTGSGGATSAPGFPAREELLERYAERTGRDLSHLDYYVGFNRWKSAAIVHGVYARYMEGKKSTKGVDMDEMRERIVRTLDLAEEAVSRL